In the genome of Felis catus isolate Fca126 chromosome E1, F.catus_Fca126_mat1.0, whole genome shotgun sequence, the window GTGCCCAGTGAATCCTGGTTAATTCCATCTCTGTTGATCATAGGGAAGGGGGACTTTGGTAGGAGGTCATTGgtgtgaggctcagagaaggcaggGAACTTGCCTGGAGTCACTCAGCAAGTCACTGACCACGTTGGGTCCACGATCCTGAATCTTACTTTCATCACTGATCCATGGCCGTCTCAGCCATCCCCTCCACttccccctgcccagcccagcagcCCCAGGGCAAGGGAAGTCCCTTACTTCCTCTGGACATCCGTCAGGGTGATGCCTTGCTCGGTGACTTTGAAGTGGACCACGGTTGGTGTGGGGAGGACGTCCCTCTCAAAGGTGGTTGAGATGGCCTTCCGCACGGCCAGGGCTCCGCTCAGGGTCTCTACACTCACGGAGGTCAAGTACAGGGCATGGCAGCCTGTGGAAGGTAAATGCTGTGCTTGGGCCCTGCCAGGATCCACCATGCAGAGGACCAGTCCCAGAGGACTTCGGGATCATCTGTGGCTTTGCATTGCTCTGGCCTCTGGCCCTCAGGGTGGAGTAAAGGAGGGGCTGTTGCCCTATGTTAGGGATGTCCAGACAAACCTTCCTTCTGTCCAGAAGCATGGGTGGCACTGCCTCGACCTCCACCCACCCTGGGGCCCTGGTTCATTGTCAAGAGAAGGTGGAGAAGACAAGGATGGGGAAGGGCCCGTTGCAGGAGCTGTCACTCAGACAAGGGCTGATCTGTGCCTGGCCTCTGGACGAGAAGACGAACGACCTTTCCCCCTTGGAAACCCCCAAGACTCGGACCTGACACTCCACAGAGGATCCCAGACCCACAGACCACCTCCAGGGCAGGTCCCTCAGGACCAGAGAGACCTCAGCATGTCCACATGTGCCCATATGTGTGCAGGATGGGATGTAAgcctcacccacctccctgtcttctgcccactgCCCGCACCACCCAGGCCTGCGGCCTTTCACCTCCGGGTTTACAGGGATGGGGAGAACCGGGGCACCTTTGTAAGGATGAAGAAATAAAGCTGTGATGGGAACATGTGCGGGCCTGTATGCCCATGTGAGTGAGTGTGGGGCTGGGAGGTGCCCGCGGGGGCATAGCCAAGACTGGAGCCTCCTCCATGCCACTCACCTGCGGATTTCTTTAGGCAGGAGGCCCGGCTGCCTGTAGCAGGGTCTGAGGCTTCTCCACCTCCCAATTCTGAGCCAAAGCAAAGAACAGGccccggagggggcgggggcggagtgAACGGACCCTTCTCTTAGGAACATTAATCCCTTTGAACCTCTCCCACCTCCGCCCCCACCTTCAGGAAACAAGCCGCTGAGGAACCTGGAGTGATTACTGTAATCGGACAAACGGGGCCACTTGGGGCTCCCCAGATGCCTAGCTTGCAAGTCTTTTgatccctccttttcctcctcactcctccagcccctggatcTGCTGTAATCACCTGACCCTCAGGAGCCTCTGacctcctcccttctttcaggCCCTTCCCAAACCCAGGCCTTTCTTTTCAGAAAGTAGGGAGGCCCTCCACATCACCACACTGGCAGCTTCCCCTGCCCCGACTCCTCTCCCAGAACCGCCCTGCTGCTCCTCCTGCACACCCTGAGATCGTCTAGTCCGGCTCACCAGCCTACTGGGCTGTAGGCTCCGGATGGGACTTCCTGGTCTCGGTTTGATGTATGATCTGTATACCTTGGGGTGAATTACTCAGCCCCTTGAGCCccctttttcttatctgtgaaatgaggataacACCTATTTGACACAGTTGTGGTATGATGACGGCTGTCCCCATTTtgtagaggaggaagcagaggctcagaaaggtcaACCTCCTCAAGCCAGGAAGTGGCGATGCCGAATGGTTGCTAGACAAAGCACTTTTAACTGTGACACTGATCCATAAATAAGGTGAGATGTGACCACTAGGAGCCTTTGTAGTAGGAACACACAGGCCCAGTGCCCCGATGCTGCCTCTCTGGGGCCCACACCCACCTTTCTGCGGGATGCTGAGTTtgcagggcagggccagagccATGATGGAATGCTGGCACACAAAGGCAGAGAGGCTCCCTGCAAGGAGACGGGCAGCTCTGTGTGAGAAGGCCTGTCCCCGACCAGCCTCCCGGCCCGGAAGGGCAGGGCCCACCCCGGGGCCTGCAGGCCGGAGACGCTCACCAAAGTAAGGCTCCTCATCTGCTCCTTTGAGATGCACCCCTTTGGCAGAAGACTCAATGAGGAAGTGGCGGATGAGGTCACTGTTGTCCTCACCtggacaaagaaagaagaaagagtgcGTGTGGATGGGAGTTCCAGAATCCAGGGTTGGCCTAACGCTGACCATCTCATTCCCTGACCTGCCTCCTCCTGGTCCGTCCAGAGGTGAACTTGTCCATCCCCCTGGCTGTGGGTGGGACTGCTGGTAAGAACCCTGTCTTCAAGGCCTCCCACAAAGGAGGTGTCAACGCCTTTGCTCAAAGGCTTCTGTGTCCAGTAATTCTCTCAGGAGATCCTTCTCTTGGTTTCAAGAGCTACGGGGGTTGGTTCTCAATGACTACTCAAATCAGATTTTAACGCCTCAGCctgatttctctctccccctacccactCCTTCCCAGGGGCTATTATTCTCCACTAGACGGTCCTGCTGACGCCAGGCTGGCCCTGGAGGGTGAACAATGTCCGTCTGCTTGTTCTCACCAGCCCCTGGCTTCCTCCTCTCTGTGCTCGCTGGCAAGGCTCCTTGACAACCAACGCCACCCAGAGATCACTTTCTTATTTAGACAGAGAGGTGTGGTGTAGAGAGCATGCATTTGGGGTTTTCATCCTTGCTCTGGGGGGTCATCAGCTAATTCTCGGAGCCCCATTTACCTCATCTGTTCGTCGCGTGACAGCTGCAATTCTGGGGTTTGGTGAGGGGCTGGTACTTAGGTACCTTGTACTATAATGATATgatctgtctctatctgtcttcCCAGCGAGGTATCCTGGTGTAGGGTGGATGCCCCACagctgtgtgtgttgtgtgtgagGCCACGGGAAAGCGTGTGATAAGCTATCACATGTGATAAACTGTCACACACATATCATAAGCTAGGGCACACACGTTATGACTACCTTAGGTTCCTTCGCAGTAAATCTGGTCTGGACAGAGGTGGGCGCCCAGAGGAGAGGATCCTGGAGAGGGGCTGGGAACTTCCTCTCTGGCCCCCCAGGAGAGCAGAGCGGGGAACCTGGGGACTCCGGGAGGCAGAAGCAGCTTAGGCTTGCCGTAGAAGGAGCTCCTTCTAGAGTCCCCCTGCAGGAAGGCAGCTGGGAGAGCCCTGAGGTGGACCGTCCTCCCAGCTGTCATTACAGGCCTGCTGCAAggcagcagcagagctgggactaaAGCCTACCACACTCCATTGCGTCTGCGAGGTCTTGAGTGAGGACAGAGACCGGTGCGTACCTGATCGGTTCTGGGCAGGTGCAGGAGCCTCATGCACCTTCAAGGCAAGGCCGAAGGAACCTCGGTAGGAAGAACTGTCCCTCACGACGAAAGCCCCTGGCTCCTCCTTCCTCAGCAGCTCGATTGCTGGAACAATCCTTGGGTCAGAGACAGTTAACCgcaccctcctccctctcttctggacaccctctgtcccccagcccccttAGGTCTTCATAGAGCAGACATTACAGAATCACTTTTTGTTCCCAGGAAGTCCTTTCTATTATCTAATCTCTACCCTTCCTGCTGCAGTCTCTATTTCCTCGAGACAAGAGGTTCACAGGATAACCCCCTTCCCTGGACCTACCATTTGTCTTTCCCTCCCCTAACATGACCCAGGGCCCCATATGCCTGATACAATGTGGGGAACCCAGACTCTTGGGTCACTCCTCCGTTGAAACACAGTGCTTCCTTTTACCTTGTTCCCGGGTGATGCTTGGCTTAAACCAGTATTTAGATGTGTCCATCACAAACTTCATCGTGGGCTGCATgtccctgggggcacctggagaCAGAGAGGGTGGACCCTGTAGGCTGGACAGAGGGGAGCTGAGagaccctcccccctcctctgtgcAGTGGTCCCGTTCAACCTGCCCCACCCTACCCCAACCCCATTGTATCTCCAACGTCCTGCAAGAGGCAAAATCCAACAGAAGAATTCCAGGACTTGGCACATGTAGGACTTAGGAGTCTCCCCTTGTATCCTTGGTAATGAATcacaaacagataaaaatctcAGTTTAATGAGAAACAGTTTCTCAAATCTAGTGTTGTCTGGTGTGGACCGAAAGAAGGGATAAATAAGAGATTCTGAGATGCATCATCTGTTTGATTttaccctctcttcctccttaaGAATCCTACAAgtgtcttgggggggggggttggaaaagaaattgaaagaaaaggttgaggaaaagaaagcagcagATCTGGGCCGATGAGCCTGTGCAGAAGAAGTCAGGAGACAGGATTCCTGACTCTGATTTGGGACAATTGTTTTGctcctgaagcccagagaggaccGAATGTACTAACCAGCCTCTGAGGGTCTTTAATACTCCAATAGCCTAGGCGATTAgcatggattttattttgagaattgtTTGCAGAATTTGATAAGGTTCCAGGGTATAATTAGTGATATCCTGGGGCATCACCAAACCAGGATGGGAATATTACCAGGCTAAGTAAATGTGCTTTTTGAAATGACAGAATGGCCATTTTCCCGGGTCCCCTAAGACAGAGAGCTGTGGTTCTCAATTTTGGCATCTTAAAAAGGTGTGTTATGGCCGGTTGAGAGTaactcattataaaaaaaaaagtactaaaatcTGCAAACGATTTGCCCTGGGAAAACGATCAGAGCAGATTCAAAGCACACCCGTCATACCATTTTCTCTTGCTTACATTGACATGGCTCCCTGAATGGCAGCGTGGGCCAGAGTGAACATCACACCCCCCAGGAGTCACCCTGATGCTTGTGGCTGAGTGAGGGCTGAGAAGCCTCAGGAAGCAGGTGACTGAATGAGGCCAGAGCAGGGACAGTGTCCCCGGGGGCTGTGCAAGAGCTTTACTCTGGAGAGATGTACCCCGTGGGTGCTAAGGCTGTGCCTCTGTGTttcctgctttgggttctggctggttttgttctttttggatGCCTGTAGTCACAGACTACGGGAAGGAGGGTGTTTGCTGTTTTGTGGTTTTTAGCTGTCTGAATTGGAATGCATTGTCTCGGTCAGCCCTCTGTGTGCTCGTCATCCATGAACGTCAGAGGTAGGACTgactctccttctccctctccctcttgtggGTTAGTCATCAAGCCTGCTGTTTTCATATCCCGAGGGTCTCTTGGCTCCGtcctctctcctccactgccctgccctgccctggttCAGGCCCCCATTATAGCTTGTCTGGACCACTTCGTGatgaaaaccaaaccaaaacagcTCTCCCTACAGTTCCTCTGCCAGAGTGATCAATCAAACGTGCACCTCCGACCCCATCACTCTCTCGATTGAGACGCTCTGCTAAGGCCCCCGTGGCCTAACGGGTAAAATCCACTCTAGCCTGGGGTTCAAGGCCTTTCCCAATCTGGCCCCAGATTACTCAATGACTTGACCCCACACCCAACACTGCAGTCATTTCCTAAACATGCATGTGCCTCTACACCTTCATGACTGTggacttgctgttccctctgctgggaatgcccctcctctcctgctctggCTACAGACTCCATCCACTTTCCAGATTCAGCTCAGATGTCACGTCCTCTGAGGAGCTTTCCCAGTTTTTCAGACTAAAAGGATCACTCCTCCCTCTGTGACCCCCCCAAGACTTAGGACATCTCTTTACTTCTGTGTTTATCCTACTCTACACGGATTCCTTGGCTTTTGTATCTCTTTCTAGACTGTGgccatctctctgtccctactaCTTGgcaaagtgcttggcacacagtaggtattcagcGTGTTGACTTGCTATTGCAGAAACCCACTGATGTTTTATCTATTCCCCCAAGCCAAACTTCACAACGGTTTAAGTATTGATTTACAACATACCCTCCGAGGATGTGGTAAGAGGGGCATCTGGCAGGGTCTGGCTGTGGCTCCTGGTGGCCGGACAGGAGTGGCCGGAAGAAGTGGCCCCGGGTCGGACAAAGTCCTGGTGTCCTGGGGTCGGCTGGGATGGAGGAGACCCTGGTTCTGGGCAGCCGTTGATCAGCACGATGGGTATGTCCACCATGGAGTTGGTGATGGAGGGTGGGCAGCTGCTAGCATGCTCCTTGGCCAGTGGTGGGGAGTGGGTTGCTCTGGGCTGGCCCATGCTTGCAGTGGGGTTGCTGGGGACCTGGAAGTCACTGGCTTTCGTGCACAGGGACACTTGGCCAAGGCTGTGGAGACTGGAGGAAGAGCTGGCTGGGCTTTCCAAGGACCTAGAAGATGACTGATGGCTGGAGATgctggagtggaggagggacTGGCTGCTGCAGGGATGGCACCAGACAGGCAGGGTGTTAGGATGTCAGAGTGGACACTCGGGGCCTAGAGTTCTGGTTAAACAGAGTATTGTATACTCCATTCCCCATAGCCCAGGACAAAGTGCATGCCCACTTGATCCCCAAGGGATGCTGAAGGGTACAGAGATATCTCTGTACTGCCAAGTCTTTGGTCACTTAAAGTAGCCAATGAGCTGATTCCTTGCAGGTCATGTGGGCTTGGGCTGGACCGGattccctctgccttcccagccAGGAAGTTCTGACAGCTATCACACAAGCACCCCAATACTCCCAAGAGCTTTGCACGCAGGCTGGACCCAGGCTGAACCGTGTCTACGGTGGATGCAGAGGGAGCTCCCcagctggaggaagaggagggggccAGCTCTGCATCCAGCCAGACTTCTCTCTGAGCTCAGAGGCCCATGCCAACGGCCATGGCTGTGGAATCCCAACCTCCTTGCCAACGACTGCCTTGGCACAGCAGCTTTGGAGTCGGTGTGGGGGACAGAGGTCCTGCAGTTTGGTCCTCCTGGGCagggtgtctgtgtgtgcagCTCCACTGTGAGGCCTGCACACGGGGCTGTGGCAATTAGGAATAATGCTCAGGCAGGTCGGCCTCCCTCCTCCTAGGTCTTGCTAGCAATAAAGAGGAGGGAGGCTTTCCTTTCCTAAATGGTTTTCCCTAagcccccaaattttatttatgcCCTTGTGTTTTGAGGTTGAAAAAAGAGCTCTCTTCCTTGAGATGGGTTGTATGAATGCTGGAAAAGGATGCAGGTAAGCCTCATCAGTTCTTTTCCCAAGAGGTAGGCATGAATAAAAATCTTTGTATATTGAGTTATGTTCTAAGTGCTTGAGGAAAGCTTGAGGTCCAAATGGCTGTGATGGCGTAAAAGAGAATATTCAGTCATGTTTTTGGTACACATCCTGATTTTGCTCAGATAGAGCAGGGTGCCCATCTATTTtaggatctgtgtgtgtgtgtgtgtgtgtgtgtgtgtgtgtgtgtgttgtggagGCAATATCAGAAGCTATGATGGGAGTGACCTACCTTCCAAACACatagctgatgtcggatgctggGCTGGCTGACAATACAGAGACCCTGCTGCCCCGCTGTGGGGCCAGgccccccagccccttctccaAGCCTGGAGAAGCCACCAGTGGAGAGCCCAAGCCATGGGGGCCTGACGTCTTGTTCCCCATGCAGGGGATGGAGAtgctgggagagggtggggaatGAGAGGAGGGAGCcccacagtggggaggggggcgctggTGCCCCCTGCCCTGGCTCCCAGAGAAGATGAGGCTCTCGCTGCTGCTTCGAGTTTCTCGAGGGATGTCTCTGGAAAGGAGGAGACCACCACTGCGCGGGGAGCCGAAGGGTGGAGTGACAGATGGGCTGGAGCAGCGCTGGGGGCCATCATGGCACCTTGATCTGGTGGAGGTCACCTCGATGTACTTTATGTCtggggagagagcagagcatCGATGAAACCTGGGAGCCTGTATTCACAGAACAGGAATGCTGGAAGAGTCCTCAAGCCCATCTGGTCTCTCCTCTTTTAGACCAATGTAGAAACAGGCTCAGGGAGGAGGAGTTTGCTGGATTAGGATTAGCACCCAGCTCCACCTTCTAGGCACTGTTTCAAAGTCACCCTCTTTGTGATATCTTCCTTTCATGTGGAGATGCAGTGGAATGAACACAGGTCTTGGAATCTGACAGACCTGCGTTTCAGatctgactctgccacttactatcaCAGAACTTGGCCAAAGGACTTCAGCAACTAGAACCTTGGCTTCCACACCTGTAAATGGGGTGACTATACCCAGCCTCTTTGTGTTACAGTAAGGATGAGACAAGATGGAGACATAGCACTGTTCTTGGCACATAAATCTTTTAAACTAGGGAATCTTTTCCTGAGTGAATGTCCCCCTCCCCAGGTTGAAATGACTGCTTTTTGGAGTGTGCCAGTCACATTTTCTGATGCCTCCATTGGTCAGGGTGTTTGAAGGGTGTTTCTACATCTGTGTCTACAATGAAGGCAGGGGGTCTCAAGCTTGGTGGCACATTAGACTCATCTGATGAGCTTTTAAAAGTCCTAATGCCCAAGGCTACACCTTGTGCCAAATAGATCAGAATATTTGGTATAGACCCACAGCTCAGGTTGTTTGTTTAGTCCCCCAGCTGGTTCCAATGTGCACCAAGCCACACCATTgtggcccccagcccagcccagcaccaCCACTTTACCTGGGAGCTGGTAAGATTCGTATAATCTGTTTCCACCGCAAGCCTGCTgaatcagagtctgcattttagCAAGACTCCCTGGAATCTGAGTGCACTTTAGAGTTTTGAGAAGTCCGCTTTAGAGCAGGAGCTCCCAGAAGGTAGGGTTTGCTACATTATCAAGCTGTGGACCTCCCAGGTCATGCTTCTAGCTGGTGCACAGTTGTTGGATATTAAACATGCCCCAGGGTGGTGGCTCACTCCAGTGCTCTTTCCTTTTCCCAATGGGGGCATCCAGGACTCTTGTTCTGAGAAATTGCTCCTCCCTGGAGTGGGGCACTGGGTGGTTTTCTCCAGGGTGAGTATGGACACCCCTGGTCCTGACCTGGGGGAAGGGAACTGTCCTTGGTGCTGTTCCAGCAAAGGTGGTggaaggtgtgtggggggggggggggctacctAGCTGCTCCCTCCTGGAGGCCTGTTGAGTCCTGCTTCTGGCTTCCCAGGATGGAAACTGGGGCAAAGTCAGCGGGAAACTGCACCTTCAGCTCCTGTCTGCCGGCCTCCCACCCCCTTGGGCTTTGGCACATGCACCAACTCCCGCCCACCATGACTGTGGAATCCCTGCCTGCCCCAGCCCGCTCCCAGGTAGGACCTCTGAGCCTGCTGGCGGTTACTGCCTCTGTCTGAGCCTGCTTtgggctggggtggaggtggaagaTTACATCAGATGAGGGGGGTTGGGAGGCTGACCTGAGCATGCTGTTCCAAGGGGTAGAGGAACAGGCCTGGCTTTGTCGTCAGACAAACCTGGGTgtgaatcctggctttgccactttccCGCCAAGAGGCATCAGGTAACGTTCCTAACCActgtgagcctcagtgtcctcatttgcaAAGTGGGGATCTAAAACCAACCTCCCGAGATTTTGGTAAGGATAAAATACATTGATGAACGATGCCTGGAGCTTGGCGCATGGTGGGCTTCAGGGAACTTCTCCTGAGTGCCTGCTTTTTGAGGCCAGTATTGGTCAGATGGCTGACACTGTCTAGCTAAAGTGGAAGTCCTACTGCTGAGGGCAAGAGAAGACGATTTGGCGCACAATGTATTGTGGGTTCTGAAAAAGTAGAGGTCTTGGAATGGGGTGGATTCTTTCGGAAGGTTGGCAAGCACAACTTCTGTTTTTATAGGACTTTATAGTGCTTATACCCGTAATCCTCTCGGCCCTTATGCTCAATGCCAGCAACCATTgcttttacagaggaggaaactgaggctcagagaaatgtgGCAATGGAGCTGGCATTTAttg includes:
- the TNS4 gene encoding tensin-4 isoform X1 encodes the protein MSQVMSSPLLAGGHAVSLTPCEEPRRVLHPAPSPSLPPQCPYYTTEGWGAQALMAPTPNKGPPSRLQQGPQTGAKASCLLQSPAEQASEALEDLDSYIDFSLESLNQMILELDPTFQLLPPGAGTPWAEPTQSITTKKKKDEPEALDIKYIEVTSTRSRCHDGPQRCSSPSVTPPFGSPRSGGLLLSRDIPRETRSSSESLIFSGSQGRGHQRPPPHCGAPSSHSPPSPSISIPCMGNKTSGPHGLGSPLVASPGLEKGLGGLAPQRGSRVSVLSASPASDISYVFGSSQSLLHSSISSHQSSSRSLESPASSSSSLHSLGQVSLCTKASDFQVPSNPTASMGQPRATHSPPLAKEHASSCPPSITNSMVDIPIVLINGCPEPGSPPSQPTPGHQDFVRPGATSSGHSCPATRSHSQTLPDAPLTTSSEGAPRDMQPTMKFVMDTSKYWFKPSITREQAIELLRKEEPGAFVVRDSSSYRGSFGLALKVHEAPAPAQNRSGEDNSDLIRHFLIESSAKGVHLKGADEEPYFGSLSAFVCQHSIMALALPCKLSIPQKELGGGEASDPATGSRASCLKKSAGCHALYLTSVSVETLSGALAVRKAISTTFERDVLPTPTVVHFKVTEQGITLTDVQRKVFFRRHYPLTTIRFCGMDPEQRKWQKYCKPSWIFGFVAKSQTESQENVCHLFAEYDTVQSASQVLSLVGTLLQDTEKM
- the TNS4 gene encoding tensin-4 isoform X2, producing MSQVMSSPLLAGGHAVSLTPCEEPRRVLHPAPSPSLPPQCPYYTTEGWGAQALMAPTPNKGPPSRLQQGPQTGAKASCLLQSPAEQASEALEDLDSYIDFSLESLNQMILELDPTFQLLPPGAGTPWAEPTQSITTKKKKDEPEALDIKYIEVTSTRSRCHDGPQRCSSPSVTPPFGSPRSGGLLLSRDIPRETRSSSESLIFSGSQGRGHQRPPPHCGAPSSHSPPSPSISIPCMGNKTSGPHGLGSPLVASPGLEKGLGGLAPQRGSRVSVLSASPASDISYVFGSSQSLLHSSISSHQSSSRSLESPASSSSSLHSLGQVSLCTKASDFQVPSNPTASMGQPRATHSPPLAKEHASSCPPSITNSMVDIPIVLINGCPEPGSPPSQPTPGHQDFVRPGATSSGHSCPATRSHSQTLPDAPLTTSSEGAPRDMQPTMKFVMDTSKYWFKPSITREQAIELLRKEEPGAFVVRDSSSYRGSFGLALKVHEAPAPAQNRSGEDNSDLIRHFLIESSAKGVHLKGADEEPYFGSLSAFVCQHSIMALALPCKLSIPQKELGGGEASDPATGSRASCLKKSAGCHALYLTSVSVETLSGALAVRKAISTTFERDVLPTPTVVHFKVTEQGITLTDVQRKVFFRRHYPLTTIRFCGMDPEQRKIFGFVAKSQTESQENVCHLFAEYDTVQSASQVLSLVGTLLQDTEKM